One Aquila chrysaetos chrysaetos chromosome 22, bAquChr1.4, whole genome shotgun sequence genomic window carries:
- the LOC115334430 gene encoding LOW QUALITY PROTEIN: protocadherin alpha-2-like (The sequence of the model RefSeq protein was modified relative to this genomic sequence to represent the inferred CDS: inserted 1 base in 1 codon; deleted 1 base in 1 codon), translating to MSNGALLAPSLTVPAAAPEATGELPAGVEKSEGWKEKGKGSKDLGTKAEGKRKGAGRKGKRKEGGKAGGARKGARREAAGWRSWGACEASEQHTVSLQAQKRRGSGEAAPPRCGGEPGCERGGXGAGRAGEPVRPGGGGEPCGARAAAAAMGVCWGPVVRVLVLQAAWALGGGQVRYSVPEEAKAGTVVGRLAQDLGLEAGEPEARRLRLVAQGRRASVEVSGASGALVVSSRLDREELCGKSAPCALRLEVLVERPLRVFHVELEVTDINDNAPLFPAARKNLSLSENSPPGSRFPLEGASDADVGANAQLSYTLSPSEHFSLDLQRSEEYRESLFLVLRRPLDRETMAEHRLVLTASDGGRPSLTGTMELVISVLDANDNAPQFNQSVYKVQLLESAAEGTLVAQVNATDPDVGSNGEMTFTASNTFPTNGLKLFFLDPKTGEIRLRGALDFEDIPSYEIQIEATDKGTPPLSGHCKVLVEVLDVNDNAPEVWVTSLSVPVPEDAAVGTVVALLSVSDRDSGANGRVRCAVWPAAPFGLVATFAGSYSLVLREALDRERVSEYEVEVRAEDGGAPALRASRGVRVPVSDVNDNAPAFAQAVYTVLARENNAAGAELARLWARDPDEAGNGRVSYSVAEGVGGGAVAGGGWRAASSYVSVDAESGRLWALQPLDYEEVQVLQFEVRAVDAGEPPLCGNATVQLFVVDENDNAPALLPAAGGGPGGGAAGSAASGPGSGSGALWAWAAWGAPAGQVVAKIRAVDADSGYNAWLRYELWEPRGKGPFRVGLYSGEVSTARALEEADGPRQRLVIVVRDHGEPARSATATLSVSLVEGAEAALAAAGSSSSGAGLRPAAGAEGGAAAAAAAATNVWLVVAICAVSSLFLLAVVLYGASRWAPRAAVLSGPGPATLVCASEVGSWSYSQRQSRSLCVAEGAGKSDLMVFSPNFPPPPGPAAKETQPEAPALVDTVSAPPPLCRLSPLPPSCGPGRPAPGQALVGVELRRWGLGGCFGLGGCFLRVFTGPLHPCRSPRALGVGEEASKVLPHPAAVAIRSCALRLWV from the exons ATGTCGAATGGAG CGCTGCTGGCCCCGTCTTTGACGGTGCCCGCCGCGGCGCCGGAGGCGACTGGCGAGCTGCCAGCGGGGGTAGAGAAGAGCGAAggatggaaggagaagggaaaggggagtaAAGACTTGGGCAC AAAGGCcgaaggaaagaggaaaggcgcagggaggaagggaaaaagaaaggaaggaggcaaaGCAGGAGGAGCACGGAAGGGAGCGAGGCGAGAGGCGGCGGGCTGGCGATCGTGGGGAGCGTGCGAGGCGTCGGAGCAGCACACGGTGTCGCTGCAGGCTCAGAAACGGCGTGGGAGCGGTGAGGCGGCTCCGCCCCGGTGCGGCGGAGAGCCCGGCTGTGAGCgcgggg gcggcgcggggcgggcgggcgagccGGTGCgtccgggcggcggcggggagccgtGCGGGGCCCgtgcg gcggcggcggcgatggGCGTGTGCTGGGGGCCCGTGGTGcgggtgctggtgctgcaggcGGCCTGGGCGCTGGGCGGCGGGCAGGTGCGCTACTCGGTGCCGGAGGAAGCCAAGGCCGGGACGGTGGTGGGCCGGCTGGCGCAGGACCTGGGCCTGGAGGCGGGCGAGCCGGAGGCGCGTCGGCTGCGGCTGGTGGCGCAGGGCCGGCGGGCGAGCGTGGAGGTGAGCGGGGCGAGCGGGGCGCTGGTGGTGAGCTCGCGGCTGGACCGGGAGGAGCTGTGCGGGAAGAGCGCGCCGTGCGCCCTGCgcctggaggtgctggtggaGCGGCCGCTGCGCGTCTTCCACGTGGAGCTGGAGGTGACCGACATCAACGACAACGCCCCGCTCTTCCCCGCCGCCCGGAAAAACCTCAGTTTATCGGAGAACTCCCCCCCCGGTTCTCGGTTCCCGCTGGAGGGCGCGTCGGATGCAGACGTCGGAGCCAACGCGCAGCTCTCCTATACCCTCAGCCCTAGCGAGCACTTCTCTCTGGATTTACAGCGCAGTGAAGAATACCGAGAATCCTTGTTTCTGGTGCTGAGGAGACCGCTGGACCGCGAGACGATGGCTGAGCACCGTTTGGTGTTGACAGCGAGTGACGGGGGCCGTCCATCGCTGACAGGCACGATGGAGCTGGTGATCTCGGTGCTGGACGCCAACGACAATGCGCCCCAGTTCAACCAGTCGGTGTATAAAGTGCAGCTGCTAGAGAGCGCTGCAGAGGGGACGCTGGTGGCGCAGGTGAACGCCACGGATCCGGACGTGGGAAGCAATGGCGAAATGACGTTCACTGCGAGCAATACTTTTCCCACAAATGgattaaaacttttctttttagatcCAAAGACGGGGGAGATCCGTCTCAGGGGTGCCCTGGACTTCGAAGACATCCCGTCATACGAGATACAAATCGAAGCGACGGATAAGGGGACCCCCCCGCTGTCGGGTCACTGCAAGGTGTTGGTGGAGGTGCTGGACgtgaacgacaacgcgccggAGGTGTGGGTGACGTCGCTGTCGGTGCCGGTGCCGGAGGACGCGGCGGTGGGGACGGTGGTGGCGCTGCTGAGCGTGTCGGACCGGGACTCGGGGGCGAACGGTCGGGTGCGCTGCGCGGTGTGGCCGGCGGCGCCGTTCGGGCTGGTGGCGACGTTCGCGGGCTCGTACTCGCTGGTGCTGCGGGAGGCGCTGGACCGGGAGCGGGTGTCGGAGTACGAGGTGGAGGTGCGGGCGGAGGACGGCGGGGCGCCGGCGCTGCGCGCCAGCCGCGGGGTGCGGGTGCCGGTGTCGGACgtgaacgacaacgcgccggCGTTCGCGCAGGCCGTGTACACGGTGCTGGCGCGGGAGAACAACGCGGCGGGCGCGGAGCTGGCGCGGCTGTGGGCGCGGGACCCGGACGAGGCGGGCAACGGGCGCGTGAGCTACTCGGTGGCGGAGGGCGTGGGCGGGGGCGCGGTGGCGGGCGGGGGGTGGCGGGCGGCGTCGAGCTACGTGTCGGTGGACGCGGAGAGCGGGCGGCTGTGGGCGCTGCAGCCGTTGGACTACGAGGAGGTGCAGGTGCTGCAGTTCGAGGTGCGGGCGGTGGACGCGGGGGAGCCGCCGCTGTGCGGCAACGCCACGGTGCAGCTGTTCGTGGTGGACGAGAACGACAACGCGCCGGCGCTGCTCCCGGCTgccgggggcgggccgggcggcggggccgcgggctcGGCGGCGTCGGGGCCGGGCTCGGGCTCGGGGGCGCTGTGGGCGTGGGCGGCGTGGGGGGCGCCGGCGGGGCAGGTGGTGGCGAAGATCCGCGCGGTGGACGCGGACTCGGGCTACAACGCGTGGCTGCGCTACGAGCTGTGGGAGCCGCGGGGGAAGGGCCCGTTCCGCGTGGGGCTGTACAGCGGCGAGGTGAGCACGGCGCGGGCGCTGGAGGAGGCGGACGGCCCGCGGCAGCGGCTGGTGATCGTGGTGCGGGACCACGGGGAGCCGGCGCGCTCGGCCACGGCCACGCTGAGCGTGTCGCTGGTGGAGGGCGCCGAGGCGGCGCTGGCGGCCGCGGGCTCGTCGTCGTCGGgggcggggctgcggccggcggcgggcgcggagggcggcgcggcggcggcggcggcggcggcgacgaaCGTGTGGCTGGTGGTGGCCATCTGCGCGGTGTCGAGCCTGTTCCTGCTGGCGGTGGTGCTGTACGGGGCGTCGCGGTGGGCGCCGCGGGCGGCCGTGCTGTCGGGGCCCGGTCCGGCGACGCTGGTGTGCGCCAGCGAAGTGGGGAGCTGGTCGTACTCGCAGCGCCAGAGCCGGAGCCTGTGCGTGGCGGAGGGCGCGGGCAAGAGCGACCTGATGGTTTTCAGCCCCAacttcccgccgccgcccggccccgcggcgaAGGAGACGCAGCCGGAGGCGCCCGCTCTCGTGGACACGgtcagtgcccccccccccctttgtcGCCTCTCGCCCCTTCCCCCTTCTTGTGGCCCTGGTCGCCCGGCCCCTGGGCAGGCGCTGGTGGGAGTCGAGCTCAGGCGGTGGGGGCTTGGCGGGTGCTTCGGGCTTGGCGGGTGCTTCTTAAGGGTGTTCACGGGACCTTTGCATCCTTGCCGGAGCCCCCGGGCTCTCGGTGTGGGGGAGGAAGCAAGCAAGGTGTTGCCACACCCCGCAGCAGTGGCCATCCGCAGCTGTGCTTTGCGGTTGTGGGTGTGA